The Duganella sp. BuS-21 sequence TCCAGATCCGCACCGCCTGCACGGCAGCGCAGCCAATGAGAACGCGCCAGCTTGCTGGCGAACAGCGATGCGCCGGCAAAGGTGCAGCGCTCGAACACGCAACCCTGCAGATCAAGGCGCGACAAGTCTTCGTCGTCGAATGCACATCCTTCGAAACGGCGCACGCCTTGCGCCAGGTGGTCTTCCAATTCCGCGCGCGACAGCGTCACGCCGGATACGGCGTTGGTAGGCGATTGTTCCATCATTTCAGATTCATGGTTTGTACCGACAGCAGCTTGCATTGGCCCGCCACGTTGACGTAGGTGCGCATGAACTGATAGCGGTTGGTGCGCCAGGTGGCGCCGTCCGGATTCCACTGCTCGGTGGTGCTCACGCCGCGCACCACGGCAGTGTCGCCCTGCTCGTGAACATGGACCTCGCTGGTGCTGCGCGCCTTGTAGACCACCGGCTTGGCCAGCCGCGCCAGCAGACCTGGTCGGGTTTCAATTTGCGAACCAAGCGAATGCACCCACACATATTCTTCGGCCAGCAGAGATTGCAAAAAAAGCACGTCGCCGGTGCGCAGCGCCTCTTCATATTGGGAATCGCGCTCGATCAGGGCAGGCGCAGACAGGCACGACGCCGCCGAGGCGAGCACCGGCAACAGAGACGGCAGCGCACCGAAAAGGGAAATCAGAATTTTTTTCATGGTAGCGTTGAGTATAACCGCTCCACCGTGGGCCATCCCACAGACAATTTGAAGAAAACCTCTTAGTCTGGGACGATGAGCACAAATCAATGGTTCCTTCTGGTCGGTCTGCTGATGCTGGCGCGCGGCCTGGCGGCGACGACGATATCGCGGTCGCCCTTCACGTCCGCTATTGTGTATCTCGGCGTAGGGCTGATGCTTGGCCCCAGCTTTTTAAACCTCTTCCACTTCGATCCTCTGGAGCAGTCTGCGCTGCTGGAGATGCTGACCCAGATCGCCCTGCTGATATCCCTGTTCTCGGCCGGGATCAAGATGCCGGTGCCGTTCAAGCTGTCGCGCTGGAACGCGCCGCTGCGCATGGCCTGGATTTCCATGACGTTAACGGTGGGTCTGGTAGCGCTGTTCGCCCACTATGTGCTGCACATGCCGGCCGGCGCCGCAGTGCTGCTGGGCGGAATACTGGCGCCCACCGATCCGGTGCTGGCCACCGATGTGCAGGTGCGCCACGCCGGCGACAAGGACGCGTTGCGATTCAATCTCACCTGCGAGGCCGGAATGAACGACGGCAGCGCCTTCCCCTTCGTGCTGTTGGGACTCGCCATGCTCGGCATCGGCACGCCGGAGGTCAACTATCTGCACTGGTTTCTGGTCGACGTGGTCTGGGGCACCGCCGGCGCGGTGGCGGTGGGCGTGCTGGCCGGCGCCGGCCTGGCGCGGCTGGGCTGGCGCCTGCGCATCGTCAAGCCGCAGCACGAGATCTTGGACGACCTGGTGGCACTGGGCATGATCGCCGTGGTGTTTGGCGCGGCCAGCATGATCAAGGCGTCCGGCTATCTGGCCGTGTTCTTCGCCGCCGTCGCGCTGCGGCAGACCGAATTGAAGCTGGCCGGCGCTCCCAAGGACAAACAAGGCCTGATGGAGCCGGATGTGAGCAAGTCCAAGGCGGCGCACGACAGCGACACCAACGATACGCCCATGGTCGTCAGCGCTGAAGCGCTGGTGTTCAAGGAGCATCTGGAACGCCTGTCCGAGCTGACGCTGGTGCTGCTGTTGGGCGGTATGATCTCGCTGCGCGATTTGCCCTTTGAGACTATCGGTGTGGCTGCCTTCCTGTTCGTGATCGCGCGGCCGCTGGCAGTCTATGTGGGACTGATGGGCAGCGGCGTCGGCA is a genomic window containing:
- a CDS encoding nuclear transport factor 2 family protein, with the translated sequence MKKILISLFGALPSLLPVLASAASCLSAPALIERDSQYEEALRTGDVLFLQSLLAEEYVWVHSLGSQIETRPGLLARLAKPVVYKARSTSEVHVHEQGDTAVVRGVSTTEQWNPDGATWRTNRYQFMRTYVNVAGQCKLLSVQTMNLK
- a CDS encoding cation:proton antiporter, encoding MSTNQWFLLVGLLMLARGLAATTISRSPFTSAIVYLGVGLMLGPSFLNLFHFDPLEQSALLEMLTQIALLISLFSAGIKMPVPFKLSRWNAPLRMAWISMTLTVGLVALFAHYVLHMPAGAAVLLGGILAPTDPVLATDVQVRHAGDKDALRFNLTCEAGMNDGSAFPFVLLGLAMLGIGTPEVNYLHWFLVDVVWGTAGAVAVGVLAGAGLARLGWRLRIVKPQHEILDDLVALGMIAVVFGAASMIKASGYLAVFFAAVALRQTELKLAGAPKDKQGLMEPDVSKSKAAHDSDTNDTPMVVSAEALVFKEHLERLSELTLVLLLGGMISLRDLPFETIGVAAFLFVIARPLAVYVGLMGSGVGKRMRCVTGWFGVRGIGSIFYLVFAIEAGLPPNLARELTGISLGVIMLSILVHGFSVKPLIDSNDAK